The following coding sequences lie in one Cronobacter universalis NCTC 9529 genomic window:
- the rplK gene encoding 50S ribosomal protein L11 yields MAKKVQAYVKLQVAAGMANPSPPVGPALGQQGVNIMEFCKAFNAKTDSMEKGLPIPVVITVYADRSFTFVTKTPPAAVLLKKAAGIKSGSGKPNKDKVGTITRAQLQEIAQTKAADMTGADVEAMTRSIEGTARSMGLVVED; encoded by the coding sequence ATGGCCAAGAAAGTACAAGCCTACGTTAAGCTGCAGGTTGCAGCTGGTATGGCTAACCCGAGCCCGCCGGTCGGTCCGGCTCTGGGTCAGCAGGGTGTTAACATCATGGAATTCTGTAAAGCGTTCAACGCGAAGACGGATTCCATGGAAAAAGGTCTGCCGATTCCGGTTGTTATTACCGTTTACGCTGACCGTTCTTTCACCTTCGTTACCAAAACCCCGCCGGCAGCAGTACTGCTGAAAAAAGCGGCTGGTATCAAGTCTGGTTCCGGTAAACCGAACAAAGACAAGGTGGGTACCATTACCCGCGCTCAGCTGCAGGAAATTGCACAGACCAAAGCTGCTGACATGACTGGCGCCGACGTAGAAGCGATGACTCGCTCCATCGAAGGTACTGCACGTTCCATGGGCCTGGTAGTGGAGGATTAA
- the rplJ gene encoding 50S ribosomal protein L10 — protein sequence MALNLQDKQAIVAEVSEVAKGALSAVVADSRGVTVDKMTELRKAGREAGVYMRVVRNTLLRRVVEGTQFECLKDAFVGPTLIAYSMEHPGAAARLFKDFAKANAKFEVKAAAFEGELIPASQIDRLATLPTYEEAIARLMATMKEASAGKLVRTLAAVRDAKEAA from the coding sequence ATGGCTTTAAATCTTCAAGACAAACAAGCGATTGTTGCTGAAGTCAGCGAAGTAGCCAAAGGCGCGCTGTCTGCAGTTGTCGCGGATTCCCGTGGCGTGACTGTAGACAAAATGACTGAACTGCGTAAAGCAGGTCGCGAAGCCGGCGTATACATGCGTGTTGTTCGTAACACCCTGCTGCGCCGTGTTGTTGAAGGTACTCAGTTTGAGTGCCTGAAAGACGCGTTTGTTGGTCCGACCCTGATTGCATATTCTATGGAACACCCGGGCGCTGCTGCTCGTCTGTTCAAAGATTTCGCGAAAGCGAATGCAAAATTTGAGGTTAAAGCCGCTGCCTTTGAAGGCGAGCTGATCCCGGCGTCGCAGATCGACCGCCTGGCAACTCTGCCGACTTACGAAGAAGCAATTGCACGCCTGATGGCAACCATGAAAGAAGCCTCTGCTGGCAAACTGGTTCGCACTCTGGCTGCTGTTCGCGATGCGAAAGAAGCTGCGTAA
- the rplA gene encoding 50S ribosomal protein L1, with product MAKLTKRMRVIRDKVDATKQYDINEAITLLKELATAKFVESVDVAVNLGIDARKSDQNVRGATVLPHGTGRSVRVAVFAQGPNAEAAKAAGAELVGMEDLADQIKKGEMNFDVVIASPDAMRVVGQLGQVLGPRGLMPNPKVGTVTPNVAEAVKNAKAGQVRYRNDKNGIIHTTIGKVDFDADKLKENLEALLVALKKAKPSSAKGVYIKKVSLSTTMGAGVAVDQSGLSAAAN from the coding sequence ATGGCTAAACTGACCAAGCGCATGCGTGTGATCCGTGACAAAGTTGATGCGACCAAACAGTACGACATCAACGAAGCCATCACTCTGCTGAAAGAACTGGCTACCGCTAAGTTCGTAGAAAGCGTTGACGTTGCTGTTAACCTCGGCATCGACGCTCGTAAATCTGACCAGAACGTACGTGGCGCGACTGTACTGCCGCACGGTACTGGCCGTTCTGTTCGCGTAGCCGTATTTGCCCAGGGCCCGAACGCTGAAGCTGCTAAAGCGGCTGGCGCGGAGCTGGTAGGTATGGAAGATCTGGCTGACCAGATCAAAAAAGGCGAAATGAACTTTGACGTTGTTATTGCTTCCCCGGATGCGATGCGCGTTGTTGGCCAGCTGGGCCAGGTTCTGGGCCCGCGCGGCCTGATGCCAAACCCGAAAGTAGGTACTGTAACGCCGAACGTTGCTGAAGCGGTTAAAAACGCTAAAGCAGGTCAGGTTCGTTACCGTAACGACAAAAACGGCATCATTCACACCACTATCGGTAAAGTGGATTTCGACGCTGACAAACTGAAAGAAAACCTGGAAGCGCTGCTGGTTGCTCTGAAAAAAGCAAAACCGTCTTCTGCTAAAGGCGTGTACATCAAGAAAGTTAGCCTGTCCACCACCATGGGCGCAGGTGTTGCGGTAGACCAGTCTGGTCTGAGCGCAGCGGCGAACTAA
- the rplL gene encoding 50S ribosomal protein L7/L12 — MSITKDQIIEAVSAMSVMDVVELISAMEEKFGVSAAAAVAVAAAGPAEAAEEKTEFDVILKAAGANKVAVIKAVRGATGLGLKEAKDLVESAPAALKEGVSKDDAEALKKSLEEAGAEVEVK, encoded by the coding sequence ATGTCTATCACTAAAGATCAAATCATTGAAGCAGTATCCGCTATGTCCGTAATGGACGTTGTTGAGCTGATCTCTGCAATGGAAGAAAAATTCGGTGTTTCCGCTGCTGCTGCTGTAGCTGTTGCTGCTGCTGGTCCGGCTGAAGCTGCTGAAGAGAAAACTGAATTCGACGTTATTCTGAAAGCCGCTGGCGCTAACAAAGTTGCTGTTATCAAAGCAGTACGTGGCGCGACTGGCCTGGGTCTGAAAGAAGCTAAAGACCTGGTAGAATCTGCTCCGGCCGCTCTGAAAGAAGGCGTGAGCAAAGATGACGCTGAAGCTCTGAAAAAATCTCTGGAAGAAGCTGGCGCTGAAGTTGAAGTTAAATAA
- the nusG gene encoding transcription termination/antitermination protein NusG has product MSEAPKKRWYVVQAFSGFEGRVATSLREHIKLHNMEELFGEVMVPTEEVVEIRGGQRRKSERKFFPGYVLVQMVMNDASWHLVRSVPRVMGFIGGTSDRPAPISDKEVDAIMNRLQQVGDKPRPKTLFEPGEMVRVNDGPFADFNGVVEEVDYEKSRLKVSVSIFGRATPVELDFSQVEKA; this is encoded by the coding sequence ATGTCTGAAGCACCTAAAAAGCGCTGGTACGTCGTTCAGGCGTTTTCCGGTTTTGAAGGCCGCGTAGCGACCTCGCTGCGCGAGCATATCAAATTACACAATATGGAAGAGTTGTTTGGCGAAGTCATGGTTCCTACCGAAGAGGTAGTGGAAATCCGTGGCGGCCAGCGTCGCAAGAGCGAGCGCAAATTCTTCCCCGGTTATGTGTTAGTTCAGATGGTCATGAACGATGCAAGCTGGCACCTGGTGCGTAGCGTACCTCGCGTGATGGGCTTCATCGGCGGTACGTCTGACCGTCCGGCGCCAATCAGCGACAAAGAAGTCGACGCTATCATGAACCGTCTGCAGCAGGTTGGCGACAAACCGCGTCCGAAAACGCTGTTTGAGCCGGGTGAGATGGTTCGTGTCAACGATGGTCCGTTTGCTGACTTTAACGGCGTCGTGGAAGAAGTCGATTACGAGAAGAGCCGCCTGAAAGTGTCGGTTTCTATTTTCGGTCGTGCTACCCCGGTTGAGCTTGATTTCAGCCAGGTAGAAAAAGCGTAA
- the birA gene encoding bifunctional biotin--[acetyl-CoA-carboxylase] ligase/biotin operon repressor BirA — protein sequence MKDNTIPLTLISLLADGEFHSGEQLGERLGMSRAAINKHIQTLRDWGIDVFTVPGKGYSLPGPIQLLNESFIHSHIKTGSVTVLPVIDSTNQYLLDRLSELESGDACIAEYQQAGRGRRGRKWFSPFGANLYLSMYWRLEQGPAAAIGLSLVIGIVMAEVLHELGADQVRVKWPNDLYLNDRKLAGILVELTGKTGDAAQIVIGAGINLAMRQVESDIVNQGWINLQEAGIKVDRNELAVRLIEKLRASLREFEQEGLAPFLTRWEKLDNFIHRQVKLIIGEREIYGISRGIDNQGALLLEQNGVTKPWVGGEISLRSAE from the coding sequence TTGAAAGATAATACTATTCCGTTAACGTTGATATCGCTTCTTGCCGACGGCGAATTCCATTCCGGCGAACAGCTTGGCGAACGGCTGGGGATGAGCCGGGCCGCAATTAACAAGCATATCCAGACGCTACGTGACTGGGGCATTGATGTTTTTACGGTTCCGGGAAAAGGGTATAGCCTGCCGGGTCCCATACAGTTACTTAACGAATCTTTCATCCATTCTCATATCAAAACCGGGTCGGTCACGGTACTGCCGGTTATCGACTCCACAAACCAGTATTTACTGGACAGGCTTTCTGAGCTTGAGTCAGGTGACGCCTGTATTGCCGAATATCAGCAGGCTGGCCGCGGGCGCCGTGGGCGTAAATGGTTTTCACCGTTTGGCGCGAACTTATATCTGTCCATGTACTGGCGTCTTGAGCAGGGGCCCGCCGCGGCCATCGGCTTAAGCCTGGTTATCGGTATTGTTATGGCGGAAGTGCTGCACGAACTAGGCGCCGATCAGGTGCGGGTGAAGTGGCCTAACGATCTCTACCTCAATGACAGGAAGCTGGCCGGTATTCTGGTGGAACTCACGGGGAAAACGGGCGATGCGGCGCAGATTGTCATTGGTGCGGGTATTAATCTGGCGATGCGTCAGGTTGAGAGCGACATCGTGAACCAGGGCTGGATAAACCTTCAGGAAGCCGGAATTAAAGTCGACAGAAACGAACTGGCCGTCAGGTTGATTGAAAAGCTGCGTGCGTCTTTGCGGGAATTTGAGCAAGAAGGGCTGGCTCCTTTCTTAACCCGCTGGGAAAAGCTGGATAATTTTATTCACCGCCAGGTTAAACTCATTATTGGTGAGCGGGAAATATACGGGATTTCGCGTGGGATCGATAATCAGGGGGCGCTACTGCTTGAGCAAAATGGCGTCACAAAACCCTGGGTAGGCGGTGAGATCTCATTACGCAGCGCCGAATGA
- the secE gene encoding preprotein translocase subunit SecE, with the protein MSANTEAQGSGRGLEVMKWLVVAALLIVAIVGNFLYREVTLPLRALAVVILIAAAGGVALLTTKGKATVAFAREARTEVRKVIWPTRQETLHTTLIVAAVTAVMSLILWGLDGILVRLVSFITGLRF; encoded by the coding sequence ATGAGTGCGAATACCGAAGCTCAGGGAAGCGGGCGCGGCCTGGAAGTGATGAAGTGGTTGGTTGTCGCTGCGCTGCTGATTGTAGCTATCGTAGGCAACTTTCTTTACCGTGAGGTGACTCTGCCGCTGCGTGCTCTTGCGGTAGTAATTCTGATTGCTGCAGCGGGTGGTGTCGCGCTGTTGACGACGAAAGGTAAAGCTACCGTCGCCTTTGCCCGTGAAGCGAGAACCGAAGTCCGTAAGGTTATTTGGCCGACTCGCCAGGAAACGTTGCACACCACATTAATCGTGGCTGCAGTGACCGCTGTTATGTCACTGATCCTGTGGGGGCTGGATGGTATTCTGGTCCGCCTGGTATCCTTTATCACTGGCCTGAGGTTCTGA
- the tuf gene encoding elongation factor Tu, with the protein MSKEKFERTKPHVNVGTIGHVDHGKTTLTAAITTVLAKTYGGSARAFDQIDNAPEEKARGITINTSHVEYDTPTRHYAHVDCPGHADYVKNMITGAAQMDGAILVVAATDGPMPQTREHILLGRQVGVPYIIVFLNKCDMVDDEELLELVEMEVRELLSQYDFPGDDTPIVRGSALKALEGDAEWEAKIIELAGHLDSYIPEPERAIDKPFLLPIEDVFSISGRGTVVTGRVERGIIKVGEEVEIVGIKDTAKSTCTGVEMFRKLLDEGRAGENVGVLLRGIKREEIERGQVLAKPGSIKPHTKFESEVYILSKDEGGRHTPFFKGYRPQFYFRTTDVTGTIELPEGVEMVMPGDNIKMVVTLIHPIAMDDGLRFAIREGGRTVGAGVVAKVLG; encoded by the coding sequence ATGTCTAAAGAAAAGTTTGAACGTACAAAACCGCACGTTAACGTCGGTACTATCGGCCACGTTGACCATGGTAAAACAACGCTGACCGCTGCCATCACTACCGTTCTGGCGAAAACCTACGGTGGTTCTGCTCGTGCATTCGACCAGATCGATAACGCGCCGGAAGAAAAAGCTCGTGGTATCACCATCAACACCTCTCACGTTGAATACGACACCCCGACTCGCCACTACGCGCACGTTGACTGCCCGGGCCACGCCGACTATGTGAAAAACATGATCACCGGTGCTGCTCAGATGGACGGCGCTATCCTGGTTGTTGCTGCGACTGACGGCCCGATGCCGCAGACCCGTGAGCACATCCTGCTGGGTCGTCAGGTAGGCGTTCCGTACATCATCGTGTTCCTGAACAAATGTGACATGGTTGATGACGAAGAGCTGCTGGAACTGGTTGAGATGGAAGTGCGTGAGCTGCTGTCTCAGTACGACTTCCCGGGCGACGACACCCCGATCGTTCGTGGCTCTGCTCTGAAAGCGCTGGAAGGCGACGCAGAGTGGGAAGCGAAAATCATCGAGCTGGCTGGTCACCTGGATTCCTACATCCCGGAACCGGAGCGCGCGATTGACAAGCCGTTCCTGCTGCCGATCGAAGACGTATTCTCCATCTCCGGTCGTGGTACCGTTGTTACCGGTCGTGTAGAGCGCGGTATCATCAAGGTGGGTGAAGAAGTTGAAATCGTGGGTATCAAAGACACCGCGAAATCCACCTGTACCGGCGTTGAAATGTTCCGCAAACTGCTGGACGAAGGCCGTGCGGGCGAGAACGTAGGTGTTCTGCTGCGTGGTATCAAACGTGAAGAAATCGAACGTGGTCAGGTACTGGCCAAGCCGGGCTCCATCAAGCCGCACACCAAGTTCGAATCTGAAGTGTACATTCTGTCCAAAGACGAAGGCGGCCGTCACACTCCGTTCTTCAAAGGCTACCGTCCGCAGTTCTACTTCCGTACGACTGACGTGACTGGCACCATCGAACTGCCGGAAGGCGTAGAGATGGTAATGCCGGGCGACAACATCAAAATGGTTGTTACCCTGATCCACCCGATCGCGATGGACGACGGTCTGCGTTTCGCAATCCGCGAAGGCGGCCGTACCGTTGGCGCGGGCGTGGTTGCTAAAGTTCTCGGCTAA
- the coaA gene encoding type I pantothenate kinase, whose protein sequence is MSNKDQTLTSPYLQFNRSQWAALRDSVPMTLTEGEIARLKGINEDLSLEEVAEIYLPLSRLLNFYISSNLRRQAVLEQFLGTNGQRIPYIISIAGSVAVGKSTTARVLQALLSRWPEHRRVELITTDGFLHPNAVLKERNLMKKKGFPQSYDMHRLVKFVSDIKSGVPNVTAPVYSHLIYDVIPDGDKIVNQPDILILEGLNVLQSGMDYPHDPHHVFVSDFVDFSIYVDAPEDLLQRWYINRFLKFREGAFTDPDSYFHNYARLSEEEAINIATQLWKEINWLNLKENILPTRERASLIMTKSANHAVDCVRLRK, encoded by the coding sequence ATGAGTAATAAAGATCAAACTTTAACGTCCCCTTATCTCCAGTTTAACCGGAGCCAGTGGGCTGCCCTGCGCGATTCAGTGCCGATGACGCTTACCGAAGGCGAGATAGCGCGGCTTAAGGGCATTAACGAAGACCTTTCTCTGGAAGAGGTAGCGGAAATCTATCTGCCGCTCTCGCGCTTGCTCAATTTTTATATTAGCTCTAATTTGCGTCGTCAGGCTGTACTTGAGCAATTTCTCGGCACCAATGGCCAGCGCATACCTTATATTATTAGCATCGCGGGAAGTGTGGCGGTGGGAAAAAGTACGACTGCCCGCGTATTGCAGGCGTTGTTAAGCCGCTGGCCTGAACACCGTCGCGTTGAATTAATTACTACCGATGGCTTCCTTCATCCGAACGCCGTTCTTAAAGAGCGCAATCTGATGAAGAAGAAAGGCTTTCCTCAGTCGTATGATATGCACCGCCTGGTTAAGTTTGTTTCTGATATCAAATCAGGCGTACCGAATGTCACCGCGCCGGTTTATTCACACCTCATTTATGATGTGATCCCTGATGGGGATAAAATCGTCAATCAGCCTGATATTCTCATTCTTGAAGGGCTGAATGTCCTGCAAAGCGGCATGGATTATCCTCATGATCCGCATCATGTATTCGTCTCAGACTTTGTGGACTTCTCTATTTATGTTGATGCGCCAGAAGACTTACTGCAACGCTGGTATATCAATCGTTTTCTGAAATTCCGTGAGGGCGCGTTCACAGACCCTGATTCTTATTTCCATAACTACGCCAGGCTTTCTGAAGAAGAAGCGATTAATATCGCCACACAGTTGTGGAAAGAGATTAACTGGTTGAACCTGAAAGAGAATATTCTGCCGACACGAGAGCGCGCCAGCCTCATCATGACCAAAAGCGCTAACCATGCCGTTGATTGTGTGCGCTTAAGAAAATAG
- the murB gene encoding UDP-N-acetylmuramate dehydrogenase, translating into MNNSLKPYNTFGIDKRAQQIVTAPTAKALAEAWQQAHAASQTVLILGEGSNVLFLDDFNGTVILNRIMGIQVEEQPDAWLIHAGAGENWHRLVEFTLDRNIAGLENLALIPGCAGSSPIQNIGAYGVEFKQFCLYVDCIDLHSGEQVRLGNSDCRFGYRDSIFKHDYQDRYAITGIGLRLPKQWSPVLTYGDLTRLSPDTVTPRQVFDAVCHMRRTKLPDPKEYGNAGSFFKNPVITAEEASALFIHYPDAPRYPQIDGQVKLAAGWLIDRCDMKGHRVGGAAVHRQQALVLINEHDATSEDVVKLAHEVRQRVGEKFNVWLEPEVRFIGAMGEVNAVETIA; encoded by the coding sequence ATGAATAACTCCCTCAAACCTTACAATACATTCGGTATTGATAAACGCGCGCAGCAGATCGTGACGGCGCCTACTGCTAAAGCGCTGGCTGAAGCCTGGCAGCAGGCACACGCAGCTTCCCAAACGGTTTTGATCCTGGGGGAAGGGAGCAACGTACTATTTCTTGATGATTTCAACGGTACGGTTATTCTGAACCGGATTATGGGCATACAGGTTGAAGAACAGCCTGACGCCTGGTTAATACATGCCGGGGCGGGTGAGAACTGGCATCGTCTGGTCGAATTCACACTGGATCGTAATATTGCCGGTCTTGAGAATCTGGCGCTTATTCCGGGTTGCGCCGGATCCTCCCCAATCCAGAACATTGGCGCTTATGGCGTAGAGTTTAAACAATTCTGTCTGTATGTGGATTGCATCGATCTCCATTCAGGCGAACAGGTTCGTCTTGGTAATAGCGACTGCCGCTTTGGTTATCGCGACAGCATCTTCAAACACGATTATCAGGATCGCTATGCTATTACGGGTATAGGTCTTCGTCTTCCCAAACAGTGGTCGCCGGTACTGACCTATGGGGATTTGACGCGTCTGTCTCCTGATACAGTCACGCCACGTCAGGTATTTGATGCGGTATGCCATATGCGTCGTACGAAGCTGCCCGATCCCAAAGAATATGGCAATGCCGGCAGCTTCTTTAAAAACCCGGTAATCACCGCGGAAGAAGCCAGTGCGCTGTTTATACATTACCCTGATGCGCCGCGTTATCCACAAATTGACGGACAGGTAAAACTGGCGGCAGGCTGGCTTATCGATCGTTGCGATATGAAAGGGCATCGTGTCGGTGGCGCGGCCGTACACCGTCAGCAGGCGCTTGTACTTATCAATGAGCATGATGCGACCAGTGAGGATGTAGTAAAACTTGCACATGAAGTTCGTCAGCGCGTCGGCGAAAAATTTAATGTGTGGCTGGAGCCGGAAGTTCGTTTTATTGGCGCAATGGGCGAAGTGAATGCTGTGGAGACGATTGCTTGA